Proteins from a genomic interval of Arachis hypogaea cultivar Tifrunner chromosome 10, arahy.Tifrunner.gnm2.J5K5, whole genome shotgun sequence:
- the LOC140175683 gene encoding protein FAR-RED IMPAIRED RESPONSE 1-like, with translation MAMGVIPCEKFTATSPKIGGETTLVAVVVVAGAPRVTGHGCSSSGWGCNIINQTIGDEELDPEEEMCFGTLEDVRPYYYRYAVRTGFVVKIRTTGWETKNGQKVVVNQALYCNRDGYCIFHIKAPKRRKIVPLTNCKACCYLALDKMTGQWNISRVEVSHSHLLTPKLSGIFLANRQLSMHVKDLIQQNNQASIRPSKTYQALANATGGPVNLTFTEKDVRNYISCYLRISEDETDPKELLKHFSLMKELNPNVFFEIDVDKNHSLRNLFWADARCRDAWEYFGDVMTYDMSFESFIGVNYHGMSTLLGCALLRNKETRTF, from the exons ATGGCAATGGGTGTCATACCATGTGAAAAGTTCACTGCCACATCCCCTAAAATTGGGGGAGAAACCACACTGGTAGCAGTGGTAGTGGTGGCTGGGGCACCACGAGTCACGGGTCACGGGTGTAGTAGTAGTGGCTGGGGTTGCAACA tcatAAACCAAACTATTGGTGACGAAGAGTTAGATCCCGAGGAGGAAATGTGCTTCGGCACATTAGAAGATGTGCGTCCATATTATTACCGATATGCGGTAAGGACTGGTTTTGTCGTCAAAATAAGAACCACCGGCTGGGAGACTAAAAACGGTCAAAAGGTGGTTGTTAATCAGGCTTTGTATTGTAATAGAGATGGATACTGTATATTCCATATAAAGGCACCCAAGAGAAGAAAAATAGTGCCCTTAACAAACTGCAAAGCCTGTTGCTATTTAGCATTAGATAAGATGACAGGGCAGTGGAATATTTCTCGAGTAGAGGTATCCCACTCACACCTGCTTACTCCGAAGCTATCTGGAATATTCTTAGCAAACCGCCAGCTAAGTATGCATGTGAAGGACCTGATACAGCAAAACAACCAAGCTAGCATTAGACCAAGTAAGACATACCAAGCACTAGCCAATGCCACCGGTGGCCCTGTCAACCTCACCTTTACAGAGAAGGATGTTAGAAATTACATTAGTTGTTACTTACGCATTTCTGAGGATGAGACGGATCCAAAAGAGTTACTTAAGCACTTCTCACTGATGAAGGAGCTCAATCCGAACGTTTTCTTTGAAATAGATGTGGACAAAAACCATAGCCTTAGAAATCTATTTTGGGCCGATGCTCGGTGTAGAGATGCATGGGAATATTTCGGTGATGTCATGAC gTATGACATGTCGTTCGAGTCTTTCATAGGTGTCAACTACCATGGGATGTCTACGCTTCTTGGGTGCGCATTATTGCGGAATAAGGAGACTCGTACATTCTAA